The genomic interval TCGACGAGACCTTGGTGCACACCGGTGGCTCGGGGGCGAGAAGCTGGAGGGCCGCCTTCGACAAGCTCCACGGCAACCCCCGCCGACATCGGCGAGCACAGCTCGGCGGGCGAGACCGACCCGCAGGTGGCCCGCGCCACCTTCAACGCTGTCCTTCACCGCGACCCGAGCGACGACGAGCTCAGCCGGCTCTACGCCCAGTACCTGCTGCACCTAGCCGAGGACATCGGGGTATCAGAGGGCTACCGGGTGCTCCCCGGGGCCGAGAAGGTCCTGCTTCGCCTGGGGGAGGCTGGGGTCATACTCGGCCTCGTCTCTGGTGCCATGGAAGGCGCCGCACGCACCAAACTCATCCCAGCCAACCTGAACCGGTTCTTCGTCTTCGGCGCCTACGGCTCGGACTCACCCGACCGGACCGAGCTCACCGGGCTTGCCATCGAGAAGGCCGCTCGATTGCACGACGAGCTCACCCCCTCCGAGGTGTTCGTGGTGGGCGATACCCCCCACGACATGAAGGCGACCAATGCGTCGGGTGCGGTGTCGGTTGGGGTGGCGAGCGGCCACTACTCGATCGATCAGCTCAAAGCGGCTGGTGGCGCCCACGTGCTCGGCTCGCTAGAAGAAGGTTTCCCAGGTCTGTGACAGCGAGAACTGACGTGAACCGACATTTGACGATCCGAGCGGTGGCTTACGGCCCGCAACTGGGCATAGCGCTCGCTCGATCAGCCGATGTTCGTGCGAGAGTGGACCTCGTGACCTTGGCCGATGAGGATCTCGCTCACCATGGCGGGCGAGAACAGGCCGTGTTCCTGGGTAGTACGCAGCGAAGTTCGCCAAAGACCGAGCAGCCTTCGTCCCCCGCAACGGATGATCGTGCTGTCTGACCGGGTGGTCTCGAGGCGCCGCAGGGTGCTCGCCGATGCCTTCCGAACCCAGCTGTGGCCGTTGCCCGCCACCGCCGTCGTGGTTGCGCTGGCCGCGGGTGTTGCGCTCCCGCGACTAGGGCGTGTCTGACGGATGGTCGGTGCTGGGTCGGTCAGGCTGTGTTCATGTCTGAGCGACGCGTGTTGAGCGATGCGATGTGGGCTCGGTTGGAGCCGTTGCTGCCGGATCGGACGCCGCGGCGGGGTGGGCAATGGATCGATCACCGTGAGGTGGTGGAGGCGATCATCTGGCGGTCGCGGACCGGGTCGCCGTGGCGGGACCTGCCGGCGGGTTTCCCCGCGTGGCAGACGGTGTGGTGGCGGTTCGACCGGTGGGCCAAGGACGGCACCTGGGACCGGGTGCTGGTCGAGCTGCAGGGCCAGGCGCAGGCCGCCGGTGAGCTGGAGTGGGTGGTGTCGGTCGACTCGACGATCGCCCGGGCGCACCAGCACGCTGCGGGGGCGCGCCGCACCCTTCGGGGGGGCCCAGTCGAATTACACGGTTGCGTGGCCTGAGCCGGCTGATCATGCGTTGGGGCACTCCCGGGGCGGGTGGACGACCAAGGCCCACGCCGCGGTGGATGCCCGGGGACGGCCGCTGTCGGTGCGGCTGACACCGGGCCAGGCCGGGGACAACCCCGAGCTGCTGGCCGTGCTGGGCGACATCGGCGTCCCGACCGGACACCGGCCCCGCTGCCGCCCGGACACGGTGATCGCGGACAAGGCCTAC from Actinomycetes bacterium carries:
- a CDS encoding HAD family hydrolase — its product is MARATFNAVLHRDPSDDELSRLYAQYLLHLAEDIGVSEGYRVLPGAEKVLLRLGEAGVILGLVSGAMEGAARTKLIPANLNRFFVFGAYGSDSPDRTELTGLAIEKAARLHDELTPSEVFVVGDTPHDMKATNASGAVSVGVASGHYSIDQLKAAGGAHVLGSLEEGFPGL
- a CDS encoding IS5 family transposase (programmed frameshift) — protein: MSERRVLSDAMWARLEPLLPDRTPRRGGQWIDHREVVEAIIWRSRTGSPWRDLPAGFPAWQTVWWRFDRWAKDGTWDRVLVELQGQAQAAGELEWVVSVDSTIARAHQHAAGARRTLRGGPSNYTVAWPEPADHALGHSRGGWTTKAHAAVDARGRPLSVRLTPGQAGDNPELLAVLGDIGVPTGHRPRCRPDTVIADKAYSHPSTRQALRRKGIRAVIPQRSDQIAHRLARGSRGGRPPAFDPVAYRGRNVVERAFGRMKQWRAIATRYDKHARNYRAGIVLAAIVLFWLR